GGAGCCTTTCTAGATCGACCAACTTCTCATCTGCATCGGATATGCCCAATGGTTCTGCACCAATCTGCTGTCTCTCCAGGGAGAAATGCTCCGGGGCGAGAACCGCACAAAACCCTGTTCCAAGACAGAGGTCCTCGATGATTCCTGCTTTGAGCTTCTTTCCCTCCAAGGTCGTGATTTCTATCTCACCTCGCTTTTGGAGGTTGGCTTTCCTTATGTCGGGATTGCGGGTTATCGTGTCAGAAATGGTCTCGCCCGACCTCTTCGCGTTAACGAGCATCTTGTACGCCTTGTCCGTGAGCTCGACGGTTTCTGTCATGCTTGCGCCGTTATGGGTTTGTTTGCTATTTATTCTTGCAAGCGACGTTGGCTTCGAACTTTAGGTCAGCATCACTCTGAGAGCCTTCTCTCCATACACAGGCGCGCCCTCGTAGGATGGGACGCTGACCTGCTCTAACTGCCCTGTTTTATTTTCTGAAATATCTTACAGAAGTTAAGCCTACCACCAAGAAGGACAGAGAGAGTGCACACTCTTCAGGAGAATCTTTCAGAAGGCTTAAGGGATAGCTGGGACAACAATTCACACAATGGAAGTGGAACCCACGGTCAAGCGTAATCTGGAGCTCATGAAGACTCTGGACGACGCTTGGAATGCAGGACCTGGAAGTTCCCTCTGGGAGACATTCAGGAACCGTCACCACGAATATGTCGAGGTCTGTTGGCCTGGCGGAGCACCGCCTACGATTGGACGGCACAACCATGACCTGGAAGCCGTTGAATTCTTCAAGACCTTTCCGGACAACCACCTGATCAATAATCCCTACAAGGTCTTCTTCGGTCAGGGCGACTACACCTGCACGGTAGCAGATTTCTCAGGTACCATGAAGGGTCCGATGACGGGAGCGGACGGCAAGGTGATTCCTCCGACCAACAAGAGTTTCCACGTCGAGTTCTGTACTGTGGCCCACTGGAATGATGTAGGGGAGATACTTGAGGAGCGGCTTTTCTACGACCTAGTCGGACTGATGAAACAGGTCGGACTGTCCTAGTCCAACCCAAACATTCTCAGGAACACCCACTCCCGCAAACACGATGACGTTAGGGCTGACTACCGCCAGAGTTCTCTCCGCATACACATGCACCCAGTCTCTGGTTCGTAGGCTCCCTGGTCCCAACCTGACTGCTGTTTCTCTCTGAAAGATTTTGCAGCAGTTAATCTGAGAGGCTATGCCTACAAGAGAGAGCTGAAGACTGTGCGGTCGCCGGGATTTGAACCCGGGTTACAAGCTTGGAGGGCTTATGTCCTCTTGGCGCAATTGCGACTAGACCAGGCTGGACGACGACCGCACAACCCTCGAGCCTGACTCAGGGCTTTTAATCGTTGAACCCGCCAAGGCCTTCTCGACCTCGTAGACGACCCTCGCCGCCACCACATGCGCCTCCAGGGGCCTGGGATGTATCCTCGCCAACTCATCCACGAGCTCGAGCGTCCCCTGAGAGAAGTGTCCCCGGGGGAACCCCCCGACCAGCACGCAGGGGTTCTTCTTCTCGCAGACCTCCCGGGTGAGCTCTTCCAGCCTCGTCTGCCTTCCCTGAACCGACAGCCCGAAGACCGCGTCGGGGGAGATTCTCCGAACCAGCTCCTGCAACGTCCCCGGGTAGACCTTGACCAGCTCGTCCGCCGACCTTTCCGCGAGCAACTTCTCCACCAGCCCCCTGAACCTGAAGTAACTCTTCGGAATCCTTGTCCTCTCTGCCACCTCGAAGACCATTTCCGCGCAGGTGTGGACGAATAGCCTGACCGACCCTTCCAGGAACAGGGGCGTCCCCGTGACGTTCAGCACCGCTTCGTGGACCAGGTCCGGCCTCCCCCTCTTCTCCGAGTCCCTGAGCCTGCTCATCGCAGAGTGGTGGAAGCTCCTGTCGAGCAGGATCCGCGAGGCGTCCAGCCCCCTCCTGCGGGCGTCATTGACAACAGCCGGGCTCTTCAAGAGCTCCTTGGGCATCAGCTCCAGGGCCGACTCCGCCAGCACGAAGTTGAGCTTCACGGTGACCGCGACGGACGAGTAGGGTTAAGTCCTTTCTCGAGACCCTTCAGCCCATGAAGACCAGGAAGGCGAAGGAGGACGCCGCTGAGCTCGTGAAGCTCCTCACCGAGTCTTCGGTCGTCCTCTCCCACACCAACCTGGCGCTCGCCAAGGAGCAGGCCGCCCTAGCCAGGCGTGTCAGGCTCAGGTTCAACGTCCGCCTCGACCCTTCGCTGGGCAGGTTCACCTGCCGCGGGTGCAAGAGCCTCCTCGTCCCCGGGGTAAACGCCAGGGTCAGGCTGGGGCACGGCAAGCAGACGATCCTCCGTGTCACATGCGCTGAATGCGGCCGCGTGAATCGCCGAATTCTGGGAGAGGCTTAAATACACTGAAGCGTGGGTCGAAAATCCGATTCGTGAATAGTCATGGTAAGCGCACGCGATGTTCCATCGGCGAAGCTGATCAGCGTCCTGGCGGAGCAGGTCAGAGGCCTCCCCGAGATAAAAGAGCCCGAGTGGGCCCAGTTCGTCAAGACAGGCTCGCACGCTGAACGGCCACCCCAGGACTCCGGCTGGTGGTTCACCAGGGCCGCCTCGCTTCTCAGGAAGCTCTACCTCCACGGGCCCATCGGACTGAGCGACCTCGAGCGCGCCTACGGAGGGACCAAGGCAGTCGCCTACTTCCCCAAGCACCACAGAGACGCAGGGGGCTCCTCCATCAGGAACGTCCTCAAGCAGCTGGAGCAGGCCGAACTGGTGGCCAAGACGCCCAAGGGACGCATCCTCTCCTCGAAGGGCAGGGCGATGCTCGACAAGGCGAGCCAGGGGATCTTCGTTTCGATGATCGAGGCTGACAAGTCACTCGCGAGGTACGCCTAGTGATGTCAGAACAGCCGCAGAAGTCCTCTGACAAGGAAGCGACCGAAAGGAGGGCAATGAGGGAGGGCACGCTGAGGATGGCACTCACATCAGAGGCAAGGCAGAGGCTGGCCAACGTGAAGATGGTCAAGCCCGAGCTCGCCTCCTCGATCGAGGAGTACGTTATCCAGCTGGCATCCAGCGGGAGGCTGAAGAAGGCCATCGACGACGAGCAGGTGAAGCAGATGCTCCAGTCCCTCCAGGAGAAGAAGCACGAATTCAAGATGAGGCGCATCTAGCATGGGCCGAGTCAAGGACACTTCGAAGAAGAACAGGCTGAGGAAGGCGAGCAAGAGGACCCGTTCCGTCCCCACCTGGGTGATAGTCAGGACCGACAGGCACGTAAGGAGCAACCCCAAGAACAGAAGCTGGAGACAGCGCAAGCTGAAGATCAAGTGATAGTGAATGTCTGAACAGAAGTTCGAACCCCTCACCAGATCCTACATCGTCCCCCTCGGAGTAGTCTTCGAGGCTCCCCCCTACAGGAGGGCCAAGGTGGCGATCCGGGTCATCAGGGAGTTCGTAGCCCGGCACATGAAGGCCACGGACGTGACCATCGCGGAGGAGGTCAACCTCCTCATCTGGAAGCAGGGAATCCGGCACCCCCCCCGGCGCATCAAGCTGGACCTGGAGAGGGACGAGGACGGAATCGTCTCCGTAAAGCTCTCCCCTGAGCCAGAAGCAGTGTAGCCTTTGGGCCTCCACCTGTTGGATATCTACCGTAGCGTCAACATAGGCGTCTTCCTGAAGGCGAACGAGAAGTTCGTCCTGGTCCCCAAGGGCCTCGCCGAGACGAAGACCAGGAAGCTTTCCGAAGCCCTCGGGGTCGAGGCCGTCCCCGCATCCGTCGGGGAATCGAGGCTCCTGGGCCCTCTGGTCACCATGAACGGAAACGGCATCCTCGTTTCAAGGCTGGCCGGGTCGAACGAGATGGCCGAGATCAAATCCGCCACAGGCCTGAACGTCTCCAGGCTGGACTCGAAATTCACAGCCGTCGGAAACCTGGTCGCGGCCAACGACAAGTGCGCCCTCGTCTCCCCGGTCCTCGACTCCAGGGCCGCCTCCCAGGTCAGGGACGTGCTGGGAACCGAAGTGCAGACCATGGCCATCGGAGACTACTATCAGGTCGGCTCGCTGGTCGTTGCGACCAACGGCGGGGCCGCAGTCTACCCGGGCTTGGACGAGCAGGAGGTCGCAAGGATCGGGAGCCTCCTCGGGGTCGACGCACACCCGACCTCTGTCAACAGGGGCGTCCCCTACGTCGCCTCCGGGCTCGTGGCCAACTCCAAGAACGCTGTCGTCGGAAGTCAGACGACCGGGCCTGAGCTTGTCTTTATAACAAGGGCACTGAGCGTCTAAAAAAGAAAGGTCCTTCGGATGAGCAAGCAACCCACTGAAGAAGAGGCTCTCAACGCTCTCTTCGTCGAAGTGCGTGTCCTCGAGAACACATACAACGAGCTCAGCTCCCGCCAGAACATGCTGGAACGGGCCCTCCTGGAGAACAGGGCAGCCCTGGACACCCTCAACGGCCTCGGAGACAAGCCAGTGGACGAGGTGCTGACCCAGATCGGGGGAGGCGCCATGATCCGGTCGCCCGCACCCTCCACGGACAAGGTCCTCCTCAGCGTGGGCGCCAGCGTTGTCATCGAGAAGCCCAAGGCCGAAGCGATAGCAATCCTAGAGGGACGCAGCAGAGACGTCGAAAAGTCAATCGTCTCCATCATAGGCCAGAGGAACGAGATCGCCGAAAGGCTCCAATCCGACAGACAGGTCCTCAACTCAATGACCGCCCGCCAGAGCCAGGAAGACTGACCCTCCCATGTTCGACAGGCTGAAGCAGGCGTTCTCGGCAGTCACCAGCGCCGTACGGGAGAAAGAGCTTACTGAAGAGCAGCTCGACGAAGTCGTCTTCAACTTTCAGCTTTCCCTGACCGAAAGCGACGTGGCCCAGACTGTAGCCGAGGCCCTCACCCATGAGGTCCAGAAGAGCCTGGCGGGCACCAAGGTCGACCGCTCGGCCGACCCATCCGAAGTCGTTGGGGAACGACTGGCCACCGTCCTCGACACGGCCTTCGCCAAGGCAGGGACCGTCGACCTCCTAGCGAACGTCAGAGAGAAGAAGAAGACGGGTGAGCCCTACGTCATACTATTCCTCGGCATCAACGGCACCGGGAAGACCACCACCATCGCCAAGGTCGCGAGCCTGCTCAAGAAGAACGGGATCACGGTGGTGTGCGCTGCTGGGGACACTCACAGGCCGGGCGCCATAGAGCAGCTCACCGAGCACGCGGACAGGCTCTCCCTGAAGACAGTCTCCCAGCGCTACGGGGCGGACCCGGCGGCCGTCGGGAGGGACGGCCTCCTATACGCCAAAGCCCACCACATCGACTGTCTACTGATCGACACGGCTGGGAGGATGCAGACCAACCAGAACCTCATGGAAGAGATGTCCAAGATCGTCAGGGTGGTGAAGCCCGACTTCCGGATGTTCATCGCCGACGCCCTGACCGGGAACGACGCTGTCTCCCAGGCCGAGCTTTTCAACCAGCACGTCGGCTTCGACGGGGTGGTCCTGACCAAGGCGGACGCGGACGTGAGGGGCGGCGCCGCGCTGTCGATCGTCTACTCGACTGGGAAGCCAGTCATCTACCTGGGGGTCGGCCAGGGATACGACGACCTCGACTCCTTCGACACGAAGAAGTTCCTGGACTCCCTTCTGAAGTAGTAACCTAGTCCGGCAGCAGCGCGTCCCTGGGGTAGGTCTTCTTCGCCTTCCTTGCCATGTTCAGGTCGAGGTCCACGGTCACGAAGGGTTCGTCCTTCGAAGTCAGTCCAAGCACCTGGCCGTCCGGCCCCACGACCCATCCGCACCCTCCGAAGGTCGCCTCCCCCCTCTCCCCCGCCCGGTTGGACGAAACGCAGAAGGCCCCTGACACCACCGCCGCCACCCTCCCTCCGGCCAGCCACTTCTCTGTAGTTGGCTTCGGGGTCGCCCTGGGGACCGCGATTAGCTCCACCCTTTTCTTCCCGTAGACTCTTGCACTCGCCATCGACCAGAGGTCGGAGCAGATCATGAACCCCGCCCTGACTCGCCCGGCCCTGAACGGCTTGAACGACCTGTCCCCCCTGTGGTACCAGGACGCTTCGTAGAATCCCCCCTCGTCGGGGAGGTAGCTCTTCAGGTGGACCCCTTTCGCGCCCCCATGGGGCGTCCAGACGAACCCCTGGTTGAGCCTCTTCCCCCGGATGTTGACCGCCCTGCTCCCTAGCACCACGGGGACGCCGAGCTCCGAGAGGCGCTTCATCCACTTCTCGTGGTCTGTGACCGTCTCCTCCCAGATCTTCTCGTCGTACTTCTTCTCCGCCGCGAACCAGTAGTGGAAGGGCATTTCTGGGAGGAGGACCAGCTCGCTTGATTGCCTGCCCACATGTTCGACAAGAGCCGCCCAGTCCCTTCTGAACTTCTTCGGTTCGTCGTTCATCTCACACACCGTGACCCTCAGGCCCTGATCACCTCCAGACCGAACTGAGACACCAACCCCAGTATCTTATCCTTGTGGGCCCCGAGCCCCTTCCAGTCGAGGACCGCGTACTTCACCGGGGATGTGGTCCGCTGAATCATTTGCCCCACCATCCTGTCGTCGATATGTTCTAGCGAGTACTTCGCGGCGACGAATGAAATCGCGACTTCGTCTTCGACTACCATCTTCGTGAACCTCTCGGGGTAGTGATTCCCCCCGAAGGCAATGGCGACCTTGCTCCAGATGCTCTTCTGGCTCAGGCTCTCCACTAGGGCCTCGGCCACCACCCCCGCCGCTTCTTTGTCCCCCCAGTACTTCGCCGAGGACCCAAGCTCCACGAACAGGACGGGCTTCTGGAGGGAAGTCGGCCCGTGGTGTGTTGCCTCCATGGTGACCTCGTACCCCTTCAGCGTCTCCTTCCTCTTCGCCAGGGAAATCAGGTAGTTCTTGAGGAGGCTCGGGTCTGCCCTGGATAGCTCTCTCGGCCCCCCGCCGAACTTCGCTTCCCCCGAGAAGTTGCCAGTCGTATGTGCCGTGAGCGACGCAATTCCCGACTCGGCGCTGTGCCTGGACAGGAAGATGTAGGCCTGTGGGTTGAAGTACTCGTCCAGGTCCGGCGGGAACACGATCATCTCCTCGAAGAACGCGAGAAGGAACGACCCCTTCTGGTAGATGGGCTTCCCTAGGAGCTTGACTCCCGTCGATTCGAACCCTTGCCCTTCTATCAGCGCCGCGGCCAAGGTCGAGGAGGCGACGTCAGTCGAAGAGGCCACTATGACAGTCGCAGGCTCCCCCTGAGTTATCATGCCCCGCGGCTGACGAAGCCGGGTATTAACGATGATTCGGCGAAGGCAATCCCTTATCTCTTCGTGGACCGCCTTGAGCATAAGGTCGCTGGCTTGGA
The genomic region above belongs to Nitrososphaerota archaeon and contains:
- a CDS encoding ferredoxin, whose amino-acid sequence is MTETVELTDKAYKMLVNAKRSGETISDTITRNPDIRKANLQKRGEIEITTLEGKKLKAGIIEDLCLGTGFCAVLAPEHFSLERQQIGAEPLGISDADEKLVDLERLRRAAESCPWRAIYLKDPDTENFIVRSG
- the rpl39e gene encoding 50S ribosomal protein L39e (part of the polypeptide exit tunnel in the 50S ribosomal complex), with the protein product MGRVKDTSKKNRLRKASKRTRSVPTWVIVRTDRHVRSNPKNRSWRQRKLKIK
- a CDS encoding ribonuclease P → MKTRKAKEDAAELVKLLTESSVVLSHTNLALAKEQAALARRVRLRFNVRLDPSLGRFTCRGCKSLLVPGVNARVRLGHGKQTILRVTCAECGRVNRRILGEA
- a CDS encoding 60S ribosomal protein L31, with amino-acid sequence MSEQKFEPLTRSYIVPLGVVFEAPPYRRAKVAIRVIREFVARHMKATDVTIAEEVNLLIWKQGIRHPPRRIKLDLERDEDGIVSVKLSPEPEAV
- a CDS encoding carbon-nitrogen hydrolase family protein, producing MNDEPKKFRRDWAALVEHVGRQSSELVLLPEMPFHYWFAAEKKYDEKIWEETVTDHEKWMKRLSELGVPVVLGSRAVNIRGKRLNQGFVWTPHGGAKGVHLKSYLPDEGGFYEASWYHRGDRSFKPFRAGRVRAGFMICSDLWSMASARVYGKKRVELIAVPRATPKPTTEKWLAGGRVAAVVSGAFCVSSNRAGERGEATFGGCGWVVGPDGQVLGLTSKDEPFVTVDLDLNMARKAKKTYPRDALLPD
- the ftsY gene encoding signal recognition particle-docking protein FtsY; its protein translation is MFDRLKQAFSAVTSAVREKELTEEQLDEVVFNFQLSLTESDVAQTVAEALTHEVQKSLAGTKVDRSADPSEVVGERLATVLDTAFAKAGTVDLLANVREKKKTGEPYVILFLGINGTGKTTTIAKVASLLKKNGITVVCAAGDTHRPGAIEQLTEHADRLSLKTVSQRYGADPAAVGRDGLLYAKAHHIDCLLIDTAGRMQTNQNLMEEMSKIVRVVKPDFRMFIADALTGNDAVSQAELFNQHVGFDGVVLTKADADVRGGAALSIVYSTGKPVIYLGVGQGYDDLDSFDTKKFLDSLLK
- a CDS encoding ester cyclase; the protein is MEVEPTVKRNLELMKTLDDAWNAGPGSSLWETFRNRHHEYVEVCWPGGAPPTIGRHNHDLEAVEFFKTFPDNHLINNPYKVFFGQGDYTCTVADFSGTMKGPMTGADGKVIPPTNKSFHVEFCTVAHWNDVGEILEERLFYDLVGLMKQVGLS
- a CDS encoding translation initiation factor IF-6, which translates into the protein MDIYRSVNIGVFLKANEKFVLVPKGLAETKTRKLSEALGVEAVPASVGESRLLGPLVTMNGNGILVSRLAGSNEMAEIKSATGLNVSRLDSKFTAVGNLVAANDKCALVSPVLDSRAASQVRDVLGTEVQTMAIGDYYQVGSLVVATNGGAAVYPGLDEQEVARIGSLLGVDAHPTSVNRGVPYVASGLVANSKNAVVGSQTTGPELVFITRALSV
- a CDS encoding DNA-binding protein, which translates into the protein MSEQPQKSSDKEATERRAMREGTLRMALTSEARQRLANVKMVKPELASSIEEYVIQLASSGRLKKAIDDEQVKQMLQSLQEKKHEFKMRRI
- a CDS encoding 30S ribosomal protein S19e; the protein is MVSARDVPSAKLISVLAEQVRGLPEIKEPEWAQFVKTGSHAERPPQDSGWWFTRAASLLRKLYLHGPIGLSDLERAYGGTKAVAYFPKHHRDAGGSSIRNVLKQLEQAELVAKTPKGRILSSKGRAMLDKASQGIFVSMIEADKSLARYA